One stretch of Arachis hypogaea cultivar Tifrunner chromosome 20, arahy.Tifrunner.gnm2.J5K5, whole genome shotgun sequence DNA includes these proteins:
- the LOC112783893 gene encoding uncharacterized protein, protein MERDGGHKQTSHKTPYTQLEQVSSDFFLAIGLQEQNATIFTALAATLESEGSSSSLDNEQEDDDNADFFTSYQFETEDLQFLESEGSNYGDDEGMDDFDFDVDELTYEELIELEDFIAKQKRGLSANEVSSCLHSYTFDSVNERKSSGTDRCVICQIEYEEGEALVALRCGHPFHTDCISKWLQVRKVCPICSSEISAPEIVNKQEPFIV, encoded by the coding sequence ATGGAACGTGACGGTGGCCATAAACAAACTTCTCACAAAACTCCGTACACTCAGCTTGAACAGGTTAGCTCTGATTTCTTTCTAGCAATTGGCCTGCAAGAGCAAAACGCAACAATATTCACAGCGCTCGCAGCGACACTGGAAAGCGAAGGATCCTCCTCGTCGCTTGATAATGAGCAGGAAGACGATGATAACGCTGATTTCTTCACGAGTTATCAGTTTGAAACGGAGGACCTTCAGTTTCTTGAAAGCGAAGGAAGCAACTACGGTGATGACGAAGGCATGGATGACTTTGACTTCGACGTGGACGAATTGACATATGAAGAGTTAATTGAGTTGGAAGACTTTATAGCGAAGCAGAAGAGAGGGTTATCAGCAAATGAGGTTTCTTCGTGCTTGCATTCCTACACCTTCGATTCTGTTAACGAGAGGAAAAGCAGTGGAACCGATCGGTGCGTGATTTGCCAGATTGAGTATGAAGAAGGTGAAGCGTTGGTGGCACTTCGTTGCGGACATCCTTTCCACACGGATTGCATAAGCAAGTGGCTTCAAGTAAGAAAGGTTTGCCCAATATGTAGCAGTGAAATTTCGGCTCCCGAGATTGTCAATAAACAAGAACCCTTCATTGTTTAG